From the genome of Clostridium sp. BNL1100, one region includes:
- a CDS encoding FAD:protein FMN transferase: protein MSCLKKNRILIFLSFVIVSFYLSGCSKSNASDDYVEKESFQMGTIISQRIYGSNAEGSANEIIQRLNSIEENMSVNIKTSTVSQINSHSGQSQVFRINNDIYNILTAADKFSKLSNGAFDITIGPLVKEWGVFTDHPHVPSKSRIDELLKLVNYKSIDFSRDKMTFRLPIKGQMIDFGAIAKGYAADEAVKICRRDGIKSAYISLGGNVYVVGNKPDNTPWRIGIQNPRAADGKYIGILRVSDKTVVTSGDYERFFMKDGVRYHHIIDPRTGCPSNSDLISSTIVTDSSISADALSTATFVIGLKKSKELLKKVDGVDAIFITKDKKVYITEGLKKDFDFQDESGEFTYVEKG from the coding sequence GTGAGTTGTTTGAAAAAAAATCGCATTTTAATTTTTTTATCATTTGTAATAGTTTCTTTTTATCTAAGCGGATGTTCAAAGAGTAATGCCAGTGATGATTACGTTGAAAAAGAAAGCTTTCAAATGGGTACCATAATTTCTCAAAGAATTTATGGCAGTAATGCTGAAGGTTCTGCCAACGAGATTATTCAAAGGTTAAACAGTATTGAAGAAAATATGTCTGTTAATATTAAAACAAGTACTGTTAGCCAGATTAATAGTCATTCCGGACAATCACAGGTATTTCGCATAAATAACGATATTTATAATATTTTAACTGCAGCCGACAAATTTTCCAAATTAAGTAATGGTGCCTTTGACATAACTATAGGGCCTTTAGTTAAGGAATGGGGAGTTTTTACTGATCATCCGCATGTTCCTTCCAAGAGCCGGATTGATGAACTTTTAAAACTTGTTAATTACAAATCTATTGACTTTAGCCGAGATAAAATGACTTTTAGGCTTCCTATAAAGGGCCAAATGATTGATTTTGGTGCTATTGCCAAAGGGTATGCCGCAGATGAAGCCGTTAAAATCTGTCGCAGAGACGGAATAAAATCAGCTTACATAAGCCTTGGAGGAAATGTATATGTAGTTGGGAATAAACCGGATAATACACCATGGAGAATAGGAATCCAAAATCCAAGAGCTGCAGACGGTAAATATATTGGTATTCTAAGGGTCTCGGACAAAACTGTAGTGACTTCCGGCGACTATGAAAGATTTTTTATGAAAGACGGTGTTAGATATCACCATATCATAGATCCCAGAACTGGATGCCCCAGTAATTCGGATTTGATTAGTTCAACAATTGTTACGGACAGTTCCATTAGTGCCGATGCTCTATCAACTGCAACATTTGTAATAGGGTTGAAGAAGTCTAAAGAATTATTGAAAAAAGTCGATGGTGTTGACGCTATATTCATTACTAAAGATAAAAAAGTTTATATAACTGAAGGCCTTAAAAAGGACTTTGATTTTCAAGATGAAAGTGGGGAGTTTACTTATGTTGAAAAAGGGTGA
- a CDS encoding CBASS cGAMP-activated phospholipase: MKTIKVLSIDGGGIRGIIPAMILAKVEEMTSKPICELFDLIAGTSTGGILSLMLTVPSKENNGKPAYTANDLIKLYTENGKKIFSSSIYHKIISMDGISEEKYPATGIESVLKEYFGDVKLSAALTDIIVPAYELSLREPYFFKSVHAKDVSKVNKDFYMWQVARATSAAPTYFEPCKLEIGQKDGADYYTLIDGGVFANNPGMCAYAESRVLYTDTPDILMLSLGTGELNRCIPYDEAKDWGLMKWAKPILSTVFSGVSETVDFQLSQILTDNRYYRMQASLAQLGSDAMDDASDENIHELKLLSLSLIDEWLQNGKLEKLCKQLTE, encoded by the coding sequence ATGAAAACCATTAAAGTGCTTTCAATCGATGGGGGCGGCATAAGGGGAATTATACCTGCCATGATTCTTGCCAAGGTTGAGGAAATGACATCTAAGCCAATTTGCGAGTTATTTGACTTAATTGCAGGAACCTCAACTGGGGGAATACTGTCACTCATGCTAACTGTGCCGTCAAAGGAGAATAACGGTAAGCCTGCTTACACAGCCAATGACCTTATCAAGCTATATACTGAAAATGGCAAGAAAATATTCTCTAGTAGTATTTATCATAAAATTATTTCTATGGATGGTATATCAGAAGAAAAATACCCTGCTACTGGAATAGAGTCTGTTTTAAAGGAGTACTTTGGTGATGTAAAGCTTTCAGCAGCCTTGACAGATATAATTGTTCCGGCATATGAACTGAGTCTGAGAGAGCCGTATTTCTTTAAAAGTGTACATGCAAAGGATGTAAGCAAGGTAAATAAGGATTTTTACATGTGGCAGGTAGCAAGAGCTACATCTGCGGCACCTACATACTTTGAGCCATGTAAGCTTGAAATCGGCCAAAAGGACGGTGCAGATTATTATACTTTGATTGACGGCGGTGTATTTGCCAACAATCCAGGCATGTGTGCCTATGCAGAGTCTAGAGTACTTTATACGGATACACCGGATATACTAATGCTTTCACTTGGAACCGGGGAACTTAACCGCTGTATTCCATACGATGAAGCAAAGGACTGGGGCCTTATGAAATGGGCAAAGCCAATTCTGAGTACAGTATTTAGCGGGGTAAGTGAAACGGTTGATTTCCAACTCAGTCAGATATTAACTGATAATCGGTACTACAGGATGCAGGCCAGTCTTGCACAGCTTGGGAGTGATGCGATGGATGATGCCAGTGATGAAAACATACATGAACTAAAACTCCTTAGTCTAAGCTTAATTGATGAGTGGCTCCAAAATGGAAAGTTGGAAAAACTGTGTAAACAGCTTACTGAATAA
- a CDS encoding NAD(P)/FAD-dependent oxidoreductase — protein MSRKIVIVGAGYAGIETALYLQRKKNKKDDLSITIIDKNSYHTLLTELHETAGNRIESEGVIVPLRDIFQYTDVKIVKDEIVKFDMESNIISSNKNRYEYDYLVLAFGSEPNYYGIPGMKEFSYPLWSFKDSIRIKEHILDCFELASQENDEIRKKSLLTFIVGGGGFTGVEMMGELGRWVKKLCIDYGISRNQVNLYLIEALPKILTILNENNVKKSMDYLTSSLGVNVLLESAITKLDSEKVELKDGRSINTRTLIWTAGIKASSLTDEIDTEKNRTSRIVVDEYTKTAFKNVYAIGDVSAFTYDDKILPPLVESAVQTGKNAAVNILADIRGTEKVKLTPKLHGVMVSIGSNFAVSEIMGKQLPVWMSILMKYMVNVHYLFGIGGFELVIKYLNHEFMNKRHRKSFLEYHYTRRSATIWLVPLRLFLGYTWLIEGYNKIKEGWLTSPMLAGLPVDGASSASITESGEKIFRIVSSHTPEWYAWIANRLVIPNALLFQIMIVLAEVGLGLAFISGTFTFIAGLAAIALNINFLLSTGLYETSWWLIPAEIAMLGGAGRVFGIDSYLMPALMKLWRYLVRRSS, from the coding sequence ATGTCCAGAAAAATAGTAATCGTAGGTGCAGGTTATGCAGGAATAGAAACTGCTTTATACCTTCAACGAAAAAAGAATAAGAAAGATGATTTATCGATTACGATTATAGATAAAAATTCGTATCACACACTGTTAACAGAGCTCCACGAAACTGCCGGAAACAGAATAGAGTCAGAAGGAGTTATTGTACCGCTTAGAGATATATTTCAGTACACTGATGTTAAAATAGTAAAAGATGAAATTGTTAAATTTGATATGGAAAGTAACATTATTTCATCGAATAAAAATCGTTATGAATATGACTATCTTGTTTTAGCTTTTGGAAGTGAGCCCAACTATTACGGTATACCCGGAATGAAGGAATTCAGCTATCCTCTTTGGTCGTTTAAAGATTCAATCCGGATAAAAGAGCATATACTGGATTGCTTTGAACTTGCTTCTCAGGAAAATGATGAAATCAGAAAAAAATCTCTTTTGACCTTTATAGTCGGCGGAGGGGGCTTTACAGGTGTTGAGATGATGGGCGAATTGGGAAGATGGGTTAAAAAACTTTGCATTGACTACGGTATTTCCCGTAATCAGGTAAATCTTTATCTAATAGAAGCCCTGCCCAAAATACTTACAATACTAAATGAGAATAATGTTAAAAAATCTATGGATTATCTTACTTCTTCTTTGGGAGTTAATGTACTTCTTGAAAGTGCAATTACAAAACTTGATTCTGAGAAAGTTGAACTGAAAGACGGACGCTCAATAAATACACGTACACTTATCTGGACTGCCGGGATAAAAGCATCTTCTTTGACTGATGAAATAGACACTGAAAAGAACAGAACTTCAAGAATTGTTGTTGACGAATACACTAAAACGGCTTTTAAAAATGTATATGCAATAGGCGATGTATCTGCTTTTACTTATGATGATAAAATTCTTCCTCCTCTTGTAGAATCGGCAGTGCAAACGGGTAAAAATGCAGCTGTTAATATTCTAGCTGATATCAGAGGCACTGAGAAAGTAAAATTAACACCTAAACTGCATGGTGTCATGGTTTCCATAGGGAGCAATTTTGCCGTTAGTGAAATAATGGGAAAGCAGCTGCCTGTATGGATGTCAATACTAATGAAGTACATGGTTAACGTCCATTATCTATTTGGTATCGGAGGATTTGAACTTGTTATAAAGTATCTGAATCATGAATTTATGAACAAAAGACATAGAAAATCGTTTCTGGAGTACCACTATACCCGTAGATCCGCTACAATATGGCTTGTACCCCTAAGACTGTTTCTTGGCTACACCTGGCTTATAGAGGGATACAATAAAATAAAGGAAGGCTGGCTGACTTCACCAATGTTGGCAGGCTTACCGGTTGATGGTGCTTCCAGTGCTTCTATTACGGAATCGGGAGAAAAAATATTCAGAATTGTTTCCTCCCATACACCGGAGTGGTATGCATGGATAGCAAACCGATTAGTCATTCCAAATGCTCTTTTATTCCAAATAATGATAGTTTTAGCTGAAGTGGGTCTTGGACTTGCATTTATTTCAGGAACATTTACATTTATAGCAGGTCTTGCGGCAATTGCTTTAAACATAAATTTTCTTCTTTCAACAGGCTTGTATGAGACTAGCTGGTGGCTTATCCCTGCTGAGATAGCTATGTTGGGAGGTGCAGGAAGGGTATTTGGCATTGACAGTTACCTTATGCCAGCATTGATGAAGTTATGGAGATACCTTGTTAGGCGAAGCTCATAA
- a CDS encoding single-stranded DNA-binding protein: MVGNVIENNVVTISGRVVSEVEYSHEVYGEGFYSFHLDVPRLSESSDKISVTFSERLVPKEKLVIGSLLEIEGQFRSYNSYKSESNKLVLTVFAREIVFIDEDKRIKNPNQIYLNGYICKSPIYRMTPFGREITDILVAVNRPYNKSDYIPCIAWGRNARYSQNLSIGDNIKIWGRIQSREYQKKLESGETLTKTAYEVSVSKMEISEPSDTKENDENNENDDIESSTEE, encoded by the coding sequence ATGGTCGGGAATGTAATAGAAAATAACGTAGTGACCATTTCAGGAAGAGTAGTTTCAGAGGTTGAATATAGTCATGAGGTATATGGAGAAGGATTTTATTCTTTTCATTTAGATGTACCCAGATTAAGTGAAAGCAGTGATAAAATATCTGTTACATTTTCAGAACGTCTGGTTCCAAAGGAGAAGCTTGTTATTGGCTCACTGTTGGAAATAGAGGGTCAATTCAGATCATATAACAGCTATAAAAGTGAGTCAAATAAACTTGTTCTTACTGTTTTTGCAAGGGAAATCGTTTTTATTGATGAAGATAAAAGAATAAAAAATCCTAATCAGATTTATCTGAACGGTTATATATGTAAGTCACCCATATATAGAATGACCCCTTTTGGAAGGGAAATAACAGATATACTTGTGGCGGTAAACAGACCATATAATAAATCAGACTATATCCCATGCATAGCCTGGGGCAGGAATGCCAGGTATTCTCAGAACCTGTCTATCGGAGACAATATAAAGATATGGGGAAGAATCCAAAGCAGAGAGTATCAAAAAAAGCTAGAGTCAGGAGAAACTTTGACAAAAACAGCTTATGAGGTTTCAGTCTCTAAAATGGAAATATCCGAACCGTCAGACACTAAAGAAAATGATGAAAACAATGAAAATGATGATATTGAAAGTTCAACAGAAGAATAA
- a CDS encoding copper amine oxidase N-terminal domain-containing protein, translating into MKKFITFVVVFFTLTFVLNLNVIAAPSIKVYVYENLLTLPVQPISKNGNIIVPLKNVSEALGLKYSWDNKLKKATVKNDKSNISVSVSSKTAYVNGKPKSLDIAPSLAKNVVTL; encoded by the coding sequence ATGAAGAAGTTTATAACTTTTGTTGTTGTTTTTTTTACACTTACTTTTGTACTTAATTTGAATGTTATTGCTGCCCCGTCTATTAAGGTCTATGTTTATGAAAATTTACTTACTTTACCTGTTCAGCCTATATCTAAAAACGGTAACATTATAGTTCCCTTAAAAAATGTTTCTGAGGCTCTCGGACTAAAATACTCTTGGGATAATAAATTAAAAAAGGCTACTGTTAAAAATGATAAGTCTAATATTTCTGTTTCTGTAAGCAGTAAAACGGCATATGTAAACGGTAAACCCAAGTCTCTTGATATAGCGCCGTCACTGGCTAAAAATGTTGTTACTCTTTAG
- a CDS encoding NusG domain II-containing protein: MLKKGDIILLLVIVLGILSAVFFGRENAVSLSNTSGGQVDNLGIRAIIKKNDKVIRRINLTSLEKREVINVSGLHKATIVAEKNRICFLESDCPDKVCVKTGWLTHPGEIAVCLPNKIIIKLEQDKNQNVDGVVK, from the coding sequence ATGTTGAAAAAGGGTGACATAATTCTTTTGCTGGTAATAGTTCTTGGTATATTATCAGCAGTATTTTTTGGCAGAGAAAATGCAGTCAGTTTAAGCAATACCAGTGGAGGTCAGGTTGATAACTTAGGTATTAGGGCAATAATAAAAAAGAACGACAAAGTAATCAGAAGAATTAACCTGACAAGTCTGGAAAAAAGAGAAGTAATTAATGTATCAGGTTTGCATAAGGCAACTATTGTAGCAGAAAAAAACAGAATTTGCTTTCTTGAATCGGATTGCCCTGATAAGGTTTGTGTGAAAACCGGCTGGCTTACCCACCCGGGGGAAATAGCTGTTTGTCTTCCTAATAAAATAATCATTAAGCTGGAGCAAGACAAGAATCAAAATGTGGATGGAGTGGTAAAGTGA
- a CDS encoding Gx transporter family protein, whose amino-acid sequence MRLYIKNKVDIKKMVLLAVLASQALVLSVIESWFPVPVGIPGIKLGLSNIITIVSLIFFSLSNTMAIVLVKCVLSSLFMGGPVIFAFSICGGILSTLIMWIMLKYMERWLSLIGISIAGSIAHNVGQILVACFIMSDLSVTGYLPVLLLSGIIMGTFVGICSSFFVRALKRLNIISNL is encoded by the coding sequence GTGAGATTGTATATAAAAAATAAAGTTGACATAAAGAAAATGGTGCTTCTGGCTGTTCTTGCTTCTCAGGCGTTGGTGTTGTCTGTTATTGAATCTTGGTTTCCGGTTCCTGTTGGGATTCCCGGGATAAAGCTTGGATTATCAAATATAATAACTATTGTTTCTTTAATCTTTTTTAGCCTATCAAATACTATGGCAATAGTTCTGGTGAAATGCGTTCTTTCATCCTTATTTATGGGGGGGCCGGTAATTTTTGCTTTTAGTATATGTGGAGGAATTTTGAGTACACTGATTATGTGGATAATGTTAAAATATATGGAGAGGTGGTTAAGCTTAATTGGAATTAGCATAGCCGGATCAATTGCACATAATGTCGGGCAGATATTGGTAGCGTGCTTTATAATGAGTGATTTGTCTGTTACAGGCTATTTACCTGTATTGCTTTTATCCGGAATTATTATGGGGACTTTTGTAGGTATATGCAGCTCCTTTTTTGTGAGAGCCTTGAAAAGGTTAAATATTATATCAAATTTATAA